CATTGCCGACCCGGCCTCGCTGGCAGCAAGCTACGAACGCGGCGGTGCAGCAGTCATCAGCGTGCTCACCGAACAGCGCCGCTTTGGCGGCTCCCTGGCTGACTTTGATGCCGTCCGGGACGTGGTGCGGATCCCGCTGCTGCGCAAGGACTTCACCGTTGACGAGTACCAAATCTGGGAAGCCCGCGCCCACGGTGCCGACCTGGTGCTGCTCATCGTGGCAGCCCTGGACGATGCGCAGCTTAAGGATTTCCTGGCACTCACCCATGAGCTGGGCATGAACGCTTTGGTGGAGACGCATACGCAGCACGAAGTTGAACGCGCCGTCGCCGTTGGCGCCAGGATCATTGGTGTTAACGTGCGCAACCTGAAGACCCTGGACGTTGACCGTTCGGTCTTCGCACCGCTGGCCGACAGCATTCCCTCAGGTGCACTCGTGATCGCTGAATCCGGAGTCCGGGACGCCGCCGATGTGGAGCAGTACGCTGCGGACGGCGCCAACGCCGTCCTGGTGGGCGAAGCCCTGGTGCGGCACAATGATCCGGCGGCTACTATCGCCGACTTCGCCCAGACCGGCCGCAAGGCCATCGCCGCCCGGCAGATGCACGGCAAGGACTGACGGCAGGCCGACAGAGCAACATATTCCCTGTCCGGGCGGTCCGCCGTCCGGACCAAAGCAGGACAGGAACCAGCCCCATGACCGGGAATCCGGACCAGACCGGCTCAGCACATGCTGACGCCGGGTCACCAGTCACTTCCACTGACACCGCCCCTGCGGACGAGGCGCAGCGCGCCGCGGCCGGAACCGTCACGGAAGAGGTGGCTGAAGCGTTCCTGAACGTTCACGGTTCGCTGCGCCACGCCTCCGGCCCGTACTTCGGGGAGTACGGCGGCCGCTGGATGCCGGAATCCCTGATTGCCGCGCTGGACGAGCTGGAAGACACCTTCGAGAAGGCCAAGGCTGACCCGGAGTTCCGCGCCCAGATTGCGGACCTGAACAAGAACTATTCCGGCCGGCCCTCGCTGCTCACCGAAGCCAAGCGTTTCGCCGGGCATGCCGGCGGTGTCCGGGTGTTCCTCAAGCGCGAGGACCTGAACCACACCGGCTCCCATAAGATCAACAATGTCCTGGGGCAGGCGCTGCTGGCCAAGCGGATGGGCAAGACCCGCATCATCGCCGAGACCGGCGCCGGGCAGCACGGCGTGGCCAGCGCCACGGCCGCGGCCTTGCTGGGCCTGGAGTGCGTGGTGTACATGGGTGCCGAGGACTGCCGCCGGCAGGCCCTGAACGTAGCGCGCATGGAATTGCTCGGCGCCACCGTCATCCCCGTCAGCCACGGCTCGGCCACGCTGAAGGACGCCATCAACGAAGCGCTGCGCGACTGGGTCGCCAACGTGGACAACACCCACTACCTGCTCGGCACCGCTGCCGGAGCTCATCCGTTCCCGGCCATGGTGCGGTTCTTCCATGAGGTCATCGGAGAAGAGGCCCGCGCCCAGATCCTGGAACAGACCGGCCGGCTCCCTGACGCCGTGTGTGCCTGCATCGGCGGAGGTTCCAACGCCATCGGCATTTTCCATGGCTTCCTGGATGACCCGGACGTGAAGATCTACGGGTTTGAGGCCGGCGGCGACGGCGTGGAAACCGGCCGCCATGCCGCCACCATCACGCTGGGCCGCCCCGGTGTGCTGCACGGCGCCCGGTCCTACCTGATGCAGGACGAAGACGGCCAGACCGTGGAATCCCACTCCATTTCCGCCGGCCTGGACTACCCCGGCGTAGGCCCGGAACACTCCTACCTCTCCGACATCGGGCGGGTCTCCTATGAGCCCATCACCGACAGCGAGGCGATGGACGCTTTCCAGCTGCTCTGCCGCACCGAAGGCATCATTCCCGCGATCGAGTCCGCACACGCGCTGGCCGGGGCCATCAAGGTGGGGCAGCGGCTGGCAGCCGAGGCCGCCGACGGCGACGTTTCAGGAAAAATCGTGCTCGTGAACCTCTCCGGCCGCGGGGACAAGGACGTGGCCACCGCCGCTGAATGGTTCAACCTGCTGGATGACACATCAGCCGAAGCAGAAATCGGCAAAGAAGGGGAACAGCTGTGAGCACCGCAGTCGACAACACATCCGGCGCGGGCACTGCTGCCGTCAGCAAGTCCGCTGCCGCCATTGACCGCGCCGCCGCTGACGGCCGCGCGGCGCTGATCGGTTACCTGCCCGCAGGCTTCCCCAGTGTGCAGGAGACCATCGACGCCGGCATTGCCCTGGCCCGGAACGGCGCAGACCTGATTGAAGTCGGCATCCCGTACTCCGATCCGGTCATGGACGGCCACGTCATCCAGGCCGCCACCACCGAGGCGCTGGCGCACGGTTTCCGCGTCAGCCAGGTGTTCGACGTCGTCGCCGGCATCACTGCCGCCACCGATGCCGCCGTGCTGGTGATGACGTACTGGAATCCCGTTGTCCGTATGGGTGTGGATGAGTTTTCCCGCCGCCTGGCTGAAGCCGGGGGAGCCGGGCTGATCACCCCGGACCTTATCCCGGATGAAGCGTCGGAGTGGATGGCGGCTTCGGACAAGTACGGACTGGACAGGGTATTCCTGGTGGCGCCGTCGTCCACCCCCGAACGCATGAAAAGCACCGTCGCGGCCAGCCGGGGCTTCGTCTATGCGGTGTCCATCATGGGTGTCACCGGCGCACGCACATCAGTGAGCACCGCCGCCAAGGACGTCGTTTCCGCTGCCCGCGCGGCAGGCGCGGAGCGCGTCTGCGTAGGCCTGGGAGTTTCCAACTCCGGCCATGTCCGTGAAATCGGCGCGTACGCGGACGGGGTGATCGTGGGCACCGCCCTGGTGGCCGCACTGCGCGACGGCGGTGTCCCCGCCGTGGCGGACCTGACCCGTGAACTCAGCACCGGAACCCGAAAGAGCAACTAATGCACCTGACGTCCGTGATTGCCCCGGCCAGCATTCCCAGCCCGCCCGCGGACTTCAGCAGCTTCTCGCTGGGACCGCTGACCATCCACACCTAC
This genomic interval from Arthrobacter sunyaminii contains the following:
- the trpA gene encoding tryptophan synthase subunit alpha; this encodes MSTAVDNTSGAGTAAVSKSAAAIDRAAADGRAALIGYLPAGFPSVQETIDAGIALARNGADLIEVGIPYSDPVMDGHVIQAATTEALAHGFRVSQVFDVVAGITAATDAAVLVMTYWNPVVRMGVDEFSRRLAEAGGAGLITPDLIPDEASEWMAASDKYGLDRVFLVAPSSTPERMKSTVAASRGFVYAVSIMGVTGARTSVSTAAKDVVSAARAAGAERVCVGLGVSNSGHVREIGAYADGVIVGTALVAALRDGGVPAVADLTRELSTGTRKSN
- the trpC gene encoding indole-3-glycerol phosphate synthase TrpC codes for the protein MSVLDDIIAGVAEDLEARRQAVPLKQMRERARAAAPALDAFAALGGNDNPRGELRVIAEVKRSSPSKGALADIADPASLAASYERGGAAVISVLTEQRRFGGSLADFDAVRDVVRIPLLRKDFTVDEYQIWEARAHGADLVLLIVAALDDAQLKDFLALTHELGMNALVETHTQHEVERAVAVGARIIGVNVRNLKTLDVDRSVFAPLADSIPSGALVIAESGVRDAADVEQYAADGANAVLVGEALVRHNDPAATIADFAQTGRKAIAARQMHGKD
- the trpB gene encoding tryptophan synthase subunit beta gives rise to the protein MTGNPDQTGSAHADAGSPVTSTDTAPADEAQRAAAGTVTEEVAEAFLNVHGSLRHASGPYFGEYGGRWMPESLIAALDELEDTFEKAKADPEFRAQIADLNKNYSGRPSLLTEAKRFAGHAGGVRVFLKREDLNHTGSHKINNVLGQALLAKRMGKTRIIAETGAGQHGVASATAAALLGLECVVYMGAEDCRRQALNVARMELLGATVIPVSHGSATLKDAINEALRDWVANVDNTHYLLGTAAGAHPFPAMVRFFHEVIGEEARAQILEQTGRLPDAVCACIGGGSNAIGIFHGFLDDPDVKIYGFEAGGDGVETGRHAATITLGRPGVLHGARSYLMQDEDGQTVESHSISAGLDYPGVGPEHSYLSDIGRVSYEPITDSEAMDAFQLLCRTEGIIPAIESAHALAGAIKVGQRLAAEAADGDVSGKIVLVNLSGRGDKDVATAAEWFNLLDDTSAEAEIGKEGEQL